In Puntigrus tetrazona isolate hp1 chromosome 22, ASM1883169v1, whole genome shotgun sequence, one genomic interval encodes:
- the tusc2b gene encoding tumor suppressor 2, mitochondrial calcium regulator b has translation MMGGSGSKGKGYWPFSGSGGGDEPAKDGQEQSLARVRSIRNATPFVFTRRSSLYFDEDGDLAHEFYEETLVTKNGRKKAKLKRIHKNLIPQGIVKLDHPCIHVDFPVVICEV, from the exons ATGATGGGCGGCAGCGGCTCTAAAGGTAAAGGCTACTGGCCCTTCTCGGGTTCAGGTGGCGGGGATGAGCCTGCTAAAGACGGTCAGGAGCAGAGCCTGGCCCGGGTGCGGAGCATCCGAAACGCCACGCCTTTCGTGTTTACCAGGAGGAG ctCTTTGTACTTCGACGAGGACGGCGACCTGGCCCACGAGTTTTATGAAGAAACGTTAGTAACGAAAAATGGCCGCAAGAAAGCCAAACTAAAACGAATCCACAAGAATCTCATACCTCAG gGAATCGTCAAGTTGGATCACCCTTGTATACACGTCGATTTTCCGGTCGTCATCTGTGAAGTTTGA